One Amycolatopsis sp. NBC_00355 genomic window carries:
- a CDS encoding glycosyltransferase family 4 protein has translation MHIVQLANFYGPRSGGLRTALHHLGAGYVASGHVVTLVVPGTRYADEVLPTGVRRFSLPAPKIPGTGGYRAVDPHRVRAVLRKLEPDRLEVSDRLTLRGMGGWARRHGVPSTVISHERLDRLLEQFLLPEVVARRVADVANRRMAASYDTVVCTTAFARAEFDRIAAPNVHRVPLGVDLTTFRPARRDDGWRAGLAGGADALIVHCGRLSPEKHVERSVDTVAELTEAGARVRLVVAGDGPRRRALERRARGLPVTFLGFLAGRGDVARLLASADVSLAPGPHETFGLAALEALASGTPVVVSASSALREIVRPGCGAAVEDHAPAFASAVTNLLDRPEDLRRAAARARAEEFTWSAAVAGMLATFGQERWRP, from the coding sequence GTGCACATCGTCCAGCTCGCGAACTTCTACGGGCCGCGCTCGGGCGGGCTGCGCACGGCGTTGCACCACCTCGGCGCCGGGTACGTCGCGAGCGGGCACGTCGTGACGCTGGTGGTGCCCGGCACCCGCTACGCCGACGAGGTCCTGCCCACCGGCGTCCGCCGGTTTTCCTTGCCCGCGCCCAAAATCCCGGGCACCGGCGGCTACCGCGCCGTCGACCCGCACCGCGTCCGCGCGGTGCTGCGCAAGCTCGAACCGGACCGGCTCGAGGTGTCGGACCGGCTGACGCTGCGGGGGATGGGCGGCTGGGCACGGCGCCACGGCGTCCCCAGCACGGTGATCTCCCACGAGCGGCTCGACCGGCTGCTGGAGCAGTTCCTGCTGCCCGAGGTCGTCGCGCGCCGCGTCGCCGACGTCGCCAACCGCCGGATGGCCGCGAGCTACGACACGGTCGTCTGCACGACGGCGTTCGCGCGGGCGGAGTTCGACCGGATCGCCGCGCCGAACGTCCACCGCGTGCCGCTCGGCGTCGACCTGACGACGTTCCGGCCCGCCAGGCGCGACGACGGCTGGCGCGCCGGCCTCGCCGGGGGAGCGGACGCCCTGATCGTCCACTGTGGACGCCTGTCGCCGGAGAAACACGTGGAGCGCAGCGTGGACACCGTCGCCGAGCTGACGGAGGCGGGCGCGCGGGTGCGGCTCGTCGTGGCCGGCGACGGGCCGCGACGCCGCGCGCTCGAACGCCGGGCGCGCGGCCTGCCGGTGACGTTCCTGGGGTTCCTGGCCGGCCGCGGTGACGTCGCCCGGCTGCTGGCCAGCGCCGACGTCTCCCTCGCGCCGGGCCCGCACGAGACGTTCGGCCTGGCCGCGCTGGAAGCGCTCGCCTCCGGGACGCCGGTGGTGGTCTCGGCGTCGTCGGCGCTGCGGGAGATCGTCCGGCCGGGCTGCGGCGCGGCGGTCGAGGACCACGCGCCCGCGTTCGCCTCCGCTGTGACGAACCTCCTGGACCGTCCCGAAGACCTGCGCCGCGCGGCGGCCCGGGCGCGGGCCGAGGAGTTCACCTGGTCCGCGGCGGTCGCCGGAATGCTGGCGACCTTCGGTCAGGAGCGCTGGCGCCCGTAG
- a CDS encoding geranylgeranyl reductase family protein, with the protein MSRRSPDQDAEVIVVGAGPAGSTVATYLARSGVDVLLLEKTEFPREKVCGDGLTPRGVKQLIDLGIDTSEEAGWVQSRGLRILTGDLTLELDWPDLTSYPPYGVSRTRHDFDDLLAKLAVKAGARLYERTTVTSAITDATGRVVGVEAKVGPERTPVNYRAPLVLACDGVSARLALSVGIQKNEKRPMGVAVRQYYKSPRHDDPFIEGHLELWDRSDPRDPKLLPGYGWAFPLGDGTVNVGLGMLSTSASFRNTDYRALLRQWLDGTPEEWGYREENAIGKVGGAGLPMGFNRTPHYRDGLLLLGDAGGMVSPFNGEGISAAMESAQIAAEVVVQALARREGPSRERALEAYPRAVRELMGGYYQLGNVFAKIIGKPKIMHAATKYGLRINKILPLVYKGLSGCYDAKGGDGVDRLISALAKAAPSPR; encoded by the coding sequence ATGAGCCGTCGTAGCCCTGACCAGGACGCCGAAGTCATCGTCGTCGGTGCCGGACCGGCCGGGTCCACTGTCGCGACCTACCTCGCCCGGTCGGGCGTCGACGTCCTGCTGCTGGAGAAGACCGAGTTCCCGCGCGAGAAGGTCTGCGGCGACGGCCTCACCCCGCGCGGCGTCAAGCAGCTGATCGACCTGGGCATCGACACGAGCGAGGAAGCCGGCTGGGTGCAGAGCCGTGGCCTGCGGATCCTCACCGGCGACCTGACGCTGGAGCTCGACTGGCCGGACCTCACGAGCTACCCGCCGTACGGCGTTTCCCGCACCCGCCACGACTTCGACGACCTCCTCGCGAAGCTCGCGGTGAAGGCGGGCGCGCGGCTGTACGAGCGCACCACCGTCACCAGCGCCATCACCGACGCGACCGGGCGCGTGGTCGGCGTCGAGGCGAAGGTCGGCCCGGAGCGCACGCCGGTGAACTACCGCGCGCCGCTGGTCCTGGCCTGCGACGGCGTCTCCGCGCGGCTCGCGCTGAGCGTAGGCATCCAGAAGAACGAGAAGCGCCCGATGGGCGTCGCGGTGCGCCAGTACTACAAGAGCCCGCGCCACGACGACCCGTTCATCGAGGGGCACCTCGAGCTGTGGGACCGCTCGGATCCGCGCGACCCGAAGCTGCTGCCGGGCTACGGCTGGGCGTTCCCGCTCGGCGACGGCACGGTGAACGTCGGCCTCGGCATGCTCTCGACGTCGGCGTCGTTCCGGAACACCGACTACCGCGCGCTGCTGCGCCAGTGGCTCGACGGGACGCCGGAGGAGTGGGGCTACCGCGAGGAGAACGCGATCGGCAAGGTCGGCGGCGCCGGCCTCCCGATGGGCTTCAACCGCACCCCGCACTACCGCGACGGCCTCCTGCTGCTGGGCGACGCGGGCGGCATGGTCAGCCCGTTCAACGGCGAGGGCATCTCGGCGGCGATGGAGTCCGCGCAGATCGCGGCGGAGGTCGTCGTCCAGGCCCTGGCCCGGCGCGAAGGGCCTTCGCGCGAGCGCGCGCTGGAGGCGTACCCGCGCGCGGTGCGCGAGCTGATGGGCGGCTACTACCAGCTGGGCAATGTCTTCGCCAAGATCATCGGCAAGCCGAAGATCATGCACGCGGCGACCAAGTACGGCCTGCGGATCAACAAGATCCTCCCGCTGGTCTACAAGGGCCTGTCGGGCTGCTACGACGCCAAGGGCGGCGACGGCGTCGACCGCCTGATCTCGGCCCTGGCCAAGGCAGCCCCCAGCCCCCGCTGA
- a CDS encoding MarR family winged helix-turn-helix transcriptional regulator → MDAKRPRLGSAFLLAQVGAHAAQRFTEQIAALDLTPTQVALLRLVASRPGQSQQSLAKQLGTPATRLVPLVDGLEKRGLIERRRNAEDRRLYAVELSEDGRVMMGRVAQTGASHEQAVTAALTDAEREVLHSLLVKIADEQGLTPNVQPAYGRQRS, encoded by the coding sequence ATGGACGCGAAGAGACCGCGGCTGGGCAGCGCCTTCCTGCTCGCCCAAGTCGGCGCGCACGCTGCCCAGCGGTTCACGGAGCAGATCGCGGCGCTGGATCTGACGCCGACCCAGGTCGCCCTGCTGCGGCTCGTGGCCTCCCGGCCGGGTCAGAGCCAGCAGTCGCTGGCCAAGCAGCTCGGCACCCCCGCGACCCGGCTGGTCCCGCTCGTCGACGGACTGGAGAAGCGCGGGCTCATCGAGCGCCGCCGCAACGCCGAAGACCGGCGGCTGTACGCCGTGGAGCTGAGCGAGGACGGCCGGGTGATGATGGGGCGTGTCGCGCAAACCGGCGCGTCGCACGAACAAGCCGTCACCGCGGCCCTGACCGACGCCGAACGCGAAGTCCTGCACAGCTTGCTGGTGAAGATCGCGGACGAGCAGGGCCTCACGCCGAACGTCCAGCCGGCCTACGGGCGCCAGCGCTCCTGA
- a CDS encoding glycosyltransferase family 4 protein, translating into MTNSVLRVVEHLRERRHDVLIIAPGPGPDSYRGAPVIRIPALDFPGVNSLPIGVPTRTVLTALAAFGPDVVHLASPFVVGARGLAAARRLRVPSIAVYQTDIAGFASAYGFGLAARAAWRWVRRLHSRADRTLAPSTDSVEQLRRHGVPRVHRWARGVDIDRFSPAHADAALRAELAPDGELLVGFVGRLAPEKEVDRLAALAGVPGIRVVVVGDGPELPALKEQLPDAAFLGAKYGDELSAAYASFDVFVHTGPHETFCQAVQEAMASGLPVLAPDAGGPKDLVLPGRTGYLLPADRERFGPALLEKIDALRDAALRARLGEKARKVVLGRTWPAVCHELVGHYEAVQGRAARAA; encoded by the coding sequence GTGACCAACTCCGTCCTGCGGGTGGTCGAGCACCTGCGCGAACGCCGGCACGACGTGCTGATCATCGCGCCCGGCCCCGGCCCGGACTCCTACCGCGGCGCCCCGGTGATCCGGATCCCGGCGCTCGACTTCCCCGGTGTGAACTCGCTGCCGATCGGCGTGCCGACGCGCACCGTGCTGACGGCGCTGGCCGCGTTCGGGCCGGACGTCGTGCACCTCGCGTCGCCGTTCGTGGTCGGCGCCCGCGGGCTCGCCGCCGCGCGACGGCTGCGGGTGCCGTCGATCGCCGTCTACCAGACCGACATCGCCGGCTTCGCCTCCGCGTACGGCTTCGGCCTCGCCGCCCGCGCCGCCTGGCGCTGGGTGCGGCGGCTGCACTCGCGGGCCGACCGGACGCTGGCGCCGTCCACCGACTCCGTCGAGCAGCTGCGGCGGCACGGCGTGCCGCGGGTGCACCGCTGGGCGCGGGGCGTCGACATCGACCGGTTCTCCCCGGCGCACGCCGACGCCGCGCTGCGGGCCGAGCTGGCGCCGGACGGCGAGCTGCTGGTCGGCTTCGTCGGCCGGCTGGCGCCCGAGAAGGAGGTCGACCGGCTGGCCGCGCTGGCCGGCGTCCCCGGCATCCGCGTGGTCGTCGTCGGCGACGGGCCCGAACTGCCCGCGCTGAAAGAGCAGCTCCCGGACGCGGCCTTCCTCGGCGCGAAGTACGGCGACGAGCTCTCCGCCGCGTACGCGAGCTTCGACGTCTTCGTGCACACCGGCCCGCACGAGACGTTCTGCCAGGCGGTGCAGGAGGCGATGGCGTCCGGCCTACCGGTGCTCGCACCCGACGCCGGCGGCCCGAAGGACCTGGTGCTGCCCGGCCGCACCGGCTACCTGCTGCCCGCGGACCGCGAGCGGTTCGGCCCGGCACTGCTCGAGAAGATCGACGCCCTGCGCGACGCCGCGCTGCGGGCGAGACTCGGCGAGAAGGCGCGCAAGGTGGTGCTCGGGCGGACCTGGCCGGCCGTCTGCCACGAGCTGGTGGGGCACTACGAAGCGGTGCAGGGCCGAGCCGCGCGCGCGGCTTGA
- a CDS encoding DUF3592 domain-containing protein encodes MSTRGERARRVGWWITLAVASLLTVMCICLLFAAIRNDRAISAQLGTATATVDSVAFDRTIIHFETPDGIVHSPANGVLYPDGLAAGQLVRIEYDATDPELARVAGRSATLTLLPLGSFVFFTWLVAGPLLWWIRRLNKRADAEIPAAA; translated from the coding sequence GTGAGCACGAGAGGTGAGCGGGCGAGGCGCGTCGGGTGGTGGATAACCCTCGCCGTCGCCTCGCTCCTCACCGTGATGTGCATCTGCCTGCTCTTCGCGGCGATCCGCAACGACCGCGCGATCTCCGCCCAGCTCGGCACGGCGACGGCCACGGTGGACTCGGTGGCGTTCGACCGCACGATCATCCACTTCGAGACCCCGGACGGCATTGTCCACAGCCCGGCCAACGGAGTCCTCTACCCGGACGGCCTCGCGGCCGGCCAGCTGGTCCGCATCGAGTACGACGCGACGGACCCGGAACTGGCCCGGGTAGCGGGCCGCTCGGCCACGCTGACGCTGCTGCCGCTGGGCAGTTTCGTGTTCTTCACGTGGCTGGTGGCCGGGCCGCTGCTGTGGTGGATCCGGCGGCTGAACAAGCGAGCGGACGCCGAGATCCCGGCCGCCGCCTGA
- a CDS encoding inositol monophosphatase family protein, translating into MTLLSSRPPRPVEPGLLSRALEVAGRLANDATDVITATAGRGAHPATLDSPFDWVTDTDRILERHTRRVLTAEFPGIPVVGHEFGADHGADVAEYRWVVDSVDGTANYVAGVPWCAYSLALVDAAGPVVGVVADPYRAQIYAAARGRGARANGKPVHLTDRCVTAGALVFTEFARRGPWPGMGEFIERAAAAHAGVRVLGSAALSIAQVALGHAAAAVLHSYHEWDVAGSVAMAIEAGAVVLDRHGEDTALPTDGLLVAAPGVADEVLGWWQETAHAG; encoded by the coding sequence ATGACCCTCTTGTCCTCCAGGCCGCCGCGGCCCGTGGAGCCCGGCCTGCTGTCGAGGGCCCTCGAAGTGGCCGGTCGCCTGGCCAACGACGCGACCGACGTGATCACCGCGACCGCCGGCCGGGGTGCACACCCCGCCACGCTGGACTCGCCGTTCGACTGGGTCACCGACACCGACCGGATCCTCGAGCGCCACACGCGGCGCGTGCTGACCGCCGAGTTCCCGGGCATCCCGGTGGTGGGCCACGAGTTCGGCGCCGACCACGGCGCCGACGTCGCGGAGTACCGCTGGGTCGTCGACTCGGTGGACGGCACCGCGAACTACGTCGCCGGGGTGCCGTGGTGCGCGTACAGCCTGGCGCTGGTCGACGCGGCCGGCCCGGTGGTGGGGGTGGTGGCGGACCCGTACCGGGCCCAGATCTACGCCGCGGCGCGCGGACGAGGGGCCCGCGCGAACGGCAAACCGGTGCACTTGACGGACCGCTGCGTGACGGCCGGCGCTCTGGTGTTCACGGAGTTCGCCCGTCGCGGACCTTGGCCGGGGATGGGCGAGTTCATCGAGCGGGCGGCGGCGGCCCACGCGGGGGTCCGGGTCCTGGGGTCGGCGGCGTTGTCGATCGCGCAGGTGGCCCTGGGCCACGCGGCGGCGGCGGTGCTGCACAGCTACCACGAATGGGACGTCGCGGGCTCCGTGGCGATGGCCATCGAGGCGGGCGCGGTCGTGCTGGACAGGCACGGCGAGGACACGGCGCTGCCGACAGACGGCCTGCTGGTGGCGGCCCCGGGGGTGGCCGACGAGGTGCTGGGCTGGTGGCAGGAGACGGCCCACGCGGGCTGA
- a CDS encoding NADH-quinone oxidoreductase subunit C: MTETPEPGGEQSSADRPTEDGLEPRGTRPAEPVVTGRERQGMFGVHGTGDTSGYGGVRLPAYHPAPAERPYGGWFDQFADEFYAALSDNKIPSEAILQTTVDRGEITFYVAREQLPAIAKVLRDDGGLRFELLSSVSGVDYGVDVPQRLHSVYHFTSLTYRRRIRLEVSLDVDDAHVPSLVGIYPTADWQERETWDMFGIVYDGHPALTRILMPDDWDGHPQRKDYPLGGIPVEYKGAEIPPPDQRRSYS, encoded by the coding sequence ATGACTGAGACCCCAGAACCCGGCGGCGAGCAGTCCAGCGCCGATCGCCCCACCGAAGACGGCCTCGAGCCGCGCGGCACCCGGCCCGCCGAGCCGGTCGTCACCGGCCGCGAACGCCAGGGCATGTTCGGCGTCCACGGCACCGGTGACACCTCCGGCTACGGCGGCGTCCGGCTGCCGGCCTACCACCCGGCGCCGGCCGAGCGCCCGTACGGCGGCTGGTTCGACCAGTTCGCCGACGAGTTCTACGCGGCCCTGTCGGACAACAAGATCCCGTCCGAGGCGATCCTGCAGACCACGGTCGACCGCGGCGAGATCACCTTCTACGTCGCCCGCGAGCAGCTGCCCGCGATCGCGAAGGTCCTGCGCGACGACGGCGGCCTGCGCTTCGAGCTGCTCAGCTCGGTGTCCGGCGTGGACTACGGCGTCGACGTCCCGCAGCGGCTGCACTCGGTGTACCACTTCACGTCCCTGACCTACCGCCGCCGGATCCGCCTCGAGGTCAGCCTCGACGTGGACGACGCGCACGTGCCGTCACTGGTCGGGATCTACCCGACCGCCGACTGGCAGGAGCGGGAGACCTGGGACATGTTCGGCATCGTCTACGACGGCCACCCCGCGCTCACCCGCATCCTCATGCCGGACGACTGGGACGGCCACCCCCAGCGCAAGGACTACCCGCTCGGCGGGATCCCGGTCGAATACAAGGGCGCGGAGATCCCGCCGCCGGACCAGCGGAGGTCGTACTCGTGA
- a CDS encoding NADH-quinone oxidoreductase subunit A — protein sequence MLPVLTQTDAVNLAQQAPSLKPYLPLVLLFVLALAFAVLSVLLGPLVGPSRYNKAKLEAYECGIEPSPQPLVGGGRMPVAYYITAMLFILFDIEMVFLYPFAVQADALGTFGLVEILLFIATVGFAYAYVWRRGGLDWN from the coding sequence ATGTTGCCCGTGCTGACCCAAACGGACGCAGTGAACCTGGCGCAGCAGGCCCCGAGCCTGAAGCCCTACCTGCCCTTGGTCCTTCTGTTCGTGCTGGCGCTGGCGTTCGCCGTGCTGTCGGTGCTGCTGGGCCCGCTGGTCGGTCCCAGCCGCTACAACAAGGCCAAGCTCGAGGCCTACGAATGCGGCATCGAACCGTCCCCGCAGCCGCTCGTCGGCGGCGGCCGGATGCCGGTGGCGTACTACATCACCGCGATGCTGTTCATCCTGTTCGACATCGAGATGGTCTTCCTCTACCCGTTCGCCGTGCAGGCGGACGCGCTGGGCACCTTCGGCCTGGTGGAGATCCTGCTGTTCATCGCGACGGTCGGCTTCGCGTACGCCTACGTGTGGCGGCGCGGCGGCCTGGATTGGAACTAG
- a CDS encoding NuoB/complex I 20 kDa subunit family protein yields MGLEEKLPNGILLASLEGLVNWARKNSMWPATFGLACCAIEMMTVGGSRYDIARFGMERFSATPRQADLMIVAGRVTQKMAPVLRQIYDQMAEPKWVLAMGVCASSGGMFNNYAVVQGVDHIVPVDMYLPGCPPRPEMLLDAILKLHAKIQDEPINARRAAIRAASGARTELVASSIKYAKK; encoded by the coding sequence ATGGGCCTCGAAGAGAAACTCCCCAACGGCATTCTGCTGGCCAGCCTCGAAGGCCTCGTCAACTGGGCGCGGAAGAACTCGATGTGGCCCGCGACCTTCGGGCTCGCCTGCTGCGCGATCGAGATGATGACGGTCGGCGGTTCCCGCTACGACATCGCCCGGTTCGGCATGGAGCGCTTCAGCGCGACGCCGCGCCAGGCCGACCTGATGATCGTCGCCGGCCGGGTCACCCAGAAGATGGCCCCGGTCCTGCGCCAGATCTACGACCAGATGGCCGAGCCCAAGTGGGTCCTCGCCATGGGCGTCTGCGCCTCCTCCGGCGGCATGTTCAACAACTACGCCGTGGTCCAGGGCGTCGACCACATCGTGCCGGTCGACATGTACCTGCCCGGCTGCCCGCCGCGGCCGGAGATGCTGCTCGACGCGATCCTCAAGCTGCACGCCAAGATCCAGGACGAGCCGATCAACGCCCGCCGGGCCGCGATCCGCGCCGCCAGCGGCGCCCGCACCGAGCTCGTCGCGTCCTCGATCAAGTACGCGAAGAAGTAG
- a CDS encoding M1 family metallopeptidase gives MRARTRTGLGVLAAGVASVLLAGTASAAPTPGAPGVGDSYYPNAGNGGTDVLHYDIRLTYQPATDVLAGTTTLLLTATQDLSRFDLDFALKASSVLVNNRPAQFANQNGDGELVITPAQPLLKGQTATVVVAYSDTPSTEKVDGLNAWKKGPFGALGVDEPQSSAWWFPANDHPTDKATYDVSIEAPDDNVAVTNGTLVRKTKSRAGWTRWQWRSTKQQATYLTSFIVGKYELNQATTPDGKPFISAYGSDLGDSLYAAKASVERTPEIDAFLATKFGPYPFEAEGGVVTSGIGFSLENQTRPTYGARNFIAGSNTTLIAHENAHQWFGDNVSLGRWSDIWLNEGFASYAEWLWSEHEGEGTVAELAQYTYDSNAADAALWKLVPADPGADNQFDNAVYDRGALTLQALRTAVGDEAFFKILQAWQAQKGGSNGRIQEFIALAEKVSGKPLYDLFQTWLYTSGKPAVGPNGTTAAVAARAASAPVKPQSFDQIQANHRNLAAEHKH, from the coding sequence ATGCGTGCAAGAACTCGCACCGGCCTCGGTGTGCTCGCGGCCGGGGTCGCCTCGGTGCTGCTCGCCGGTACCGCCAGTGCGGCCCCGACGCCCGGTGCGCCCGGCGTCGGTGACTCGTACTACCCGAACGCCGGCAACGGCGGGACGGACGTGCTGCACTACGACATCCGCCTGACCTACCAGCCCGCGACCGACGTGCTGGCCGGCACCACGACGCTGCTGCTCACCGCGACCCAGGACCTCTCGCGGTTCGACCTCGACTTCGCGCTCAAGGCGTCCAGCGTGCTGGTGAACAACCGCCCCGCCCAGTTCGCGAACCAGAACGGCGACGGCGAGCTCGTCATCACGCCGGCGCAGCCGCTGCTCAAGGGGCAGACCGCCACGGTCGTCGTCGCGTACTCGGACACGCCGTCCACCGAAAAGGTCGACGGCCTCAACGCGTGGAAGAAGGGCCCGTTCGGCGCGCTCGGCGTCGACGAACCGCAGAGCTCCGCGTGGTGGTTCCCGGCCAACGACCACCCGACCGACAAGGCGACCTACGACGTCTCCATCGAAGCGCCGGATGACAACGTTGCCGTCACCAACGGCACGCTCGTCCGCAAGACGAAGAGCCGCGCCGGCTGGACGCGCTGGCAGTGGCGCAGCACGAAGCAGCAGGCCACGTACCTGACGTCGTTCATCGTCGGCAAGTACGAGCTCAACCAGGCGACCACGCCGGACGGCAAGCCGTTCATCTCGGCGTACGGCAGCGACCTCGGCGACTCGCTCTACGCGGCGAAGGCCAGCGTCGAGCGGACGCCGGAGATCGACGCGTTCCTGGCGACGAAGTTCGGCCCGTACCCGTTCGAGGCCGAGGGCGGCGTCGTCACCAGCGGTATCGGCTTCTCGCTGGAGAACCAGACCCGCCCGACGTACGGCGCGCGCAACTTCATCGCGGGCTCCAACACGACGCTGATCGCGCACGAGAACGCCCACCAGTGGTTCGGCGACAACGTCTCGCTCGGTCGCTGGAGCGACATCTGGCTGAACGAGGGCTTCGCGTCCTACGCCGAGTGGCTGTGGTCGGAGCACGAGGGCGAAGGCACGGTCGCCGAGCTGGCGCAGTACACGTACGACTCCAACGCGGCCGACGCCGCGCTGTGGAAGCTCGTCCCGGCCGACCCGGGCGCCGACAACCAGTTCGACAACGCGGTGTACGACCGCGGCGCGCTGACGCTGCAGGCGCTGCGCACCGCCGTCGGCGACGAGGCGTTCTTCAAGATCCTGCAGGCGTGGCAGGCCCAGAAGGGCGGCTCGAACGGCCGGATCCAGGAGTTCATCGCGCTGGCCGAGAAGGTTTCGGGCAAACCGCTCTACGACCTGTTCCAGACGTGGCTGTACACGTCGGGCAAGCCGGCGGTGGGCCCGAACGGGACCACGGCCGCCGTCGCGGCCCGCGCGGCTTCGGCTCCGGTCAAGCCGCAGTCGTTCGACCAGATCCAGGCCAACCACCGGAATCTCGCCGCGGAGCACAAGCACTGA
- a CDS encoding demethylmenaquinone methyltransferase, which produces MSRASLDKDPHEVAAMFDGVADGYDRANSFMTFGFDRRWRTTTARVLDARRGEKVLDLAAGTGVSTVEYARGGAWCLAADFSFGMLRAGLHRKVPMVAADALNLPFADESFDAVTISLALRNFVDTKAALTEIARVVKPGGRLVICEVSTPPFPPIRFIHRRFMLKLLTWVGKRTSSNPEAYSYLAESMLAWPDQRTLGEIIESAGWADVEWLNLTFGVVAIHRARKPA; this is translated from the coding sequence ATGTCACGCGCCAGCCTGGACAAGGACCCGCACGAAGTCGCCGCCATGTTCGACGGCGTCGCGGACGGGTACGACCGGGCGAACTCGTTCATGACCTTCGGCTTCGACCGGCGCTGGCGCACCACCACCGCCCGCGTGCTCGACGCCCGCCGCGGCGAGAAGGTCCTGGACCTCGCCGCCGGCACCGGCGTCTCCACCGTCGAGTACGCCCGCGGCGGCGCCTGGTGCCTGGCCGCGGACTTCTCGTTCGGCATGCTGCGCGCCGGGCTGCACCGCAAGGTCCCGATGGTCGCGGCGGACGCGCTGAACCTCCCGTTCGCCGACGAGAGCTTCGACGCCGTGACGATCTCGCTGGCGCTGCGCAACTTCGTCGACACGAAGGCCGCGCTCACCGAGATCGCCCGCGTGGTCAAGCCGGGCGGCCGGCTGGTGATCTGCGAGGTCTCGACGCCGCCGTTTCCCCCGATCAGGTTCATCCACCGGCGGTTCATGCTGAAGCTGCTCACGTGGGTCGGCAAGCGGACGTCGTCCAACCCGGAGGCCTACTCCTACCTGGCCGAATCGATGCTGGCCTGGCCGGACCAGCGCACTCTCGGTGAGATCATCGAGAGCGCGGGCTGGGCCGACGTCGAGTGGTTGAACCTCACATTCGGCGTCGTCGCGATCCACCGGGCGCGCAAGCCTGCCTAG
- a CDS encoding GNAT family N-acetyltransferase, with the protein MPTLHTARLTLVPLADEHLELEYELDSDPAVMRYLTGRAATRAEVEAAHRRRMAVSPGFGFWMGFRAEDFIGWWILRPPQGPDQPSGGRQAELGYRLLRRHWRQGYAGEGSRELIRYGFSELGLDRIFAQTMAVNTPSRATMASAGLTFARAYTSAEDFQEVLPGTEEGEVEYEITRSRWLRETG; encoded by the coding sequence ATGCCCACCCTGCACACCGCGCGGCTCACGCTCGTGCCGTTGGCCGACGAGCACCTCGAGCTGGAGTACGAGCTGGACTCCGACCCGGCGGTGATGCGCTACCTGACCGGCCGGGCCGCGACCCGCGCCGAGGTCGAGGCCGCGCACCGCCGCCGGATGGCCGTCTCGCCCGGGTTCGGGTTCTGGATGGGTTTCCGTGCTGAGGACTTCATCGGCTGGTGGATCCTGCGGCCACCGCAGGGTCCCGACCAGCCTTCGGGCGGGCGTCAGGCCGAACTGGGTTACCGGCTGCTGCGCCGGCACTGGCGGCAGGGCTACGCCGGGGAGGGCTCTCGCGAGCTGATCCGGTACGGCTTTTCCGAGCTGGGGCTGGACCGGATCTTCGCCCAGACGATGGCGGTCAACACGCCATCGCGAGCGACGATGGCCTCGGCCGGGCTGACGTTCGCCCGCGCGTATACCTCCGCGGAGGACTTCCAGGAAGTGCTTCCGGGCACCGAAGAGGGCGAGGTCGAGTACGAGATCACGCGAAGCAGGTGGCTGCGGGAGACGGGTTGA